Proteins encoded together in one Balearica regulorum gibbericeps isolate bBalReg1 chromosome 3, bBalReg1.pri, whole genome shotgun sequence window:
- the LOC142601417 gene encoding gallinacin-9 isoform X1, producing the protein MRILFFLVAALFFLFQAAPAYSQEAPDTLACRQNRGSCSFVACSAPLVDIGTCRGGKLKCCKWTSSS; encoded by the exons ATGAGAATCCTTTTCTTCCTCGTTGctgctctcttcttcctcttccaggcTGCTCCAG cttaCAGCCAAGAAGCTCCTGACACCTTAGCATGCCGGCAAAACCGGGGCTCCTGCTCGTTTGTTGCATGCTCCGCTCCTCTGGTTGACATTGGGACCTGCCGCGGTGGGAAGCTGAAATGCTGCAAATG gacATCCAGTTCCTAA
- the LOC142601415 gene encoding gallinacin-10-like, translated as MRILYLLFAVVFLLFQAAPGSADPTFVDTAACRSQGNFCRAGPCPPTFTVSGSCHGGLLKCCSK; from the exons ATGAGGATCCTCTACCTGCTTTTCGCTGttgtcttccttctcttccaggCTGCACCAG GTTCTGCAGATCCTACTTTTGTTGACACTGCAGCGTGCAGGAGCCAGGGAAATTTCTGCCGCGCTGGGCCATGCCCACCCACCTTCACTGTCTCAGGGTCGTGCCACGGGGGGCTGCTGAAATGCTGTTCAAAGTAA
- the LOC142601417 gene encoding gallinacin-9 isoform X2, producing MRILFFLVAALFFLFQAAPAYSQEAPDTLACRQNRGSCSFVACSAPLVDIGTCRGGKLKCCKW from the exons ATGAGAATCCTTTTCTTCCTCGTTGctgctctcttcttcctcttccaggcTGCTCCAG cttaCAGCCAAGAAGCTCCTGACACCTTAGCATGCCGGCAAAACCGGGGCTCCTGCTCGTTTGTTGCATGCTCCGCTCCTCTGGTTGACATTGGGACCTGCCGCGGTGGGAAGCTGAAATGCTGCAAATGGTAA